The proteins below come from a single Halobacillus salinarum genomic window:
- a CDS encoding BMP family lipoprotein yields the protein MKKHRFLLVFVLLLTIGMVLGACGSSDKEGDNKEASGDSNGEKAASDDFSVGMVTDVGGVDDKSFNQSAWEGLQAFGKEHDMEKGKGFDYSQSESDADYTTNLNRLVREDYNLIFGIGYKLQPAIEKVAEQYPDTHFSIVDSVAKGDNVASITFKEHQGSFLAGVVAAMKTKSNKIGFVGGVDGDLINKFEAGFVAGVKTVNPDIDVDVQYAESFAAADKGKLIASSMYSKGIDVIYHASGATGNGVFSQAKDLKKNNPDKDYWVIGVDRDQYDEGQIGDYNVTLTSMVKRVDVAVQDVATQSMEGSFPGGEVLEYGLDDDAISIARTNKDALTDDITNAVEEYKGKIVDGDIEVPSTRDELDKYIKSL from the coding sequence TTGAAAAAACATCGTTTTCTTTTAGTTTTTGTCCTTTTATTAACAATTGGCATGGTGTTAGGTGCTTGCGGTTCTTCTGATAAGGAAGGCGATAACAAGGAAGCAAGCGGCGATTCTAATGGAGAAAAAGCAGCTAGTGATGATTTCTCTGTTGGAATGGTTACGGACGTCGGTGGAGTAGACGATAAATCTTTTAACCAGTCGGCTTGGGAAGGCCTTCAAGCGTTTGGTAAAGAGCATGACATGGAAAAAGGTAAAGGTTTCGACTATTCTCAATCCGAAAGTGACGCTGATTATACAACGAACTTAAACCGATTAGTTCGTGAGGATTACAACCTGATCTTCGGGATTGGCTATAAACTTCAGCCAGCCATTGAAAAGGTAGCTGAGCAATACCCTGATACTCATTTCAGCATCGTAGACTCTGTAGCAAAAGGGGACAACGTTGCAAGTATTACTTTCAAGGAGCACCAAGGCTCTTTCTTAGCAGGTGTAGTTGCCGCTATGAAAACAAAATCTAACAAAATTGGCTTTGTCGGCGGGGTAGACGGCGATTTGATTAACAAATTTGAAGCAGGATTTGTTGCTGGTGTTAAAACGGTAAATCCAGATATTGACGTAGATGTTCAGTATGCAGAAAGCTTTGCTGCAGCTGATAAAGGAAAGTTAATTGCATCAAGCATGTATTCTAAAGGCATAGACGTTATTTATCATGCGTCCGGAGCGACCGGGAATGGCGTATTTTCCCAGGCAAAAGACCTTAAGAAAAATAACCCTGATAAAGATTACTGGGTGATTGGCGTTGACCGGGACCAGTATGATGAAGGTCAGATCGGTGATTACAATGTAACCCTTACTTCAATGGTGAAACGTGTGGACGTAGCTGTTCAGGACGTCGCAACTCAATCCATGGAAGGCAGCTTCCCTGGAGGAGAAGTGCTTGAGTACGGTCTGGATGATGATGCGATCAGCATTGCCCGTACAAACAAAGATGCGCTGACAGATGACATCACGAATGCAGTAGAAGAATACAAAGGGAAGATTGTTGACGGAGACATCGAAGTCCCAAGTACTCGCGATGAACTAGATAAATACATTAAATCCCTATAA
- a CDS encoding YlzJ-like family protein produces the protein MIHYTPLSEYDIFPDAGSGKIVYHQHKNKPVKCLDLGNGKMQIIQLLSTDPEDYMDPSLQPGQWLE, from the coding sequence ATGATTCATTATACCCCGCTCAGTGAATACGATATTTTTCCTGATGCTGGAAGTGGAAAAATTGTCTATCATCAGCATAAAAATAAACCTGTGAAATGTCTGGATTTAGGGAATGGAAAAATGCAGATTATCCAGTTGTTATCGACAGATCCTGAAGATTATATGGATCCTTCACTGCAACCAGGACAATGGTTGGAATAG
- a CDS encoding FtsK/SpoIIIE family DNA translocase: protein MARRKKKQSKKKQSGLKQQIKFELVGLFLLFLAVFGSGASVISSGAIPGGLERIWQVIFGVWYFVPSIFFLAVGLFLMIKRRWPAFLHKRLIGIYLIFIALLLFTHLETLGDELAADQGSIVALTWDRLAGMMRGTASFYSIGSGLSGAFLLLITYYLFSGVGTAIVSFFLFLIGALFLSEWSIGEVLLKAGSFLKSLTNSQVSRFQEKREKRQNERIDVTPEEKTTTYELNEGEPVETAEEPIIEDFTDNAYKQEAETAKAVESTSKDQKDGEEAALEKSMPTAEMENEDYQLPGFDLLDEPTSGPQSQGRSHIQATVRKLEKTFQSFGVKAKVTKVHVGPAVTKYEVYPDVGVKVSKIVNLNDDLALALAAKDIRIEAPIPGKSAVGIEVPNQEVSMVSLREVLETGKAKPDAKLSFALGRDISGEAVMSELNKMPHLLVAGATGSGKSVCINGIITSILMRAKPHEVKMMMIDPKKVELNVYNGIPHLLAPVVTDPKKASRALKKVVSEMERRYDLFSDSGTRNIEGYNEYIKKHNEEHEDTQPQLPYIVVLVDELADLMMVASNEVEDAITRLAQMARAAGIHLIIATQRPSVDVITGVIKANIPSRIAFSVSSQTDSRTILDSGGAEKLLGRGDMLFTPVGANKPTRVQGAFLSDEEVERVVNFCVEQQRAQYQEEMIPEEESEVKQEVDDDLYPEAVEMVIEMQSASVSMIQRRFRVGYTRAARLIDAMEDNGIVGPYEGSKPRNVLVSQVSEEQSS, encoded by the coding sequence ATGGCTAGACGGAAGAAAAAACAATCTAAGAAAAAACAATCAGGTCTGAAACAGCAGATTAAATTTGAGCTGGTCGGTCTGTTTCTCCTCTTTTTAGCCGTCTTTGGCAGCGGTGCCTCAGTCATAAGCTCTGGTGCGATACCGGGTGGGTTAGAGAGGATTTGGCAGGTGATTTTTGGAGTATGGTATTTTGTGCCCTCCATTTTCTTTTTAGCTGTTGGTTTGTTTCTTATGATCAAACGAAGGTGGCCGGCCTTTTTACATAAGCGGCTCATTGGCATTTATTTAATTTTTATCGCTCTTCTGCTGTTCACTCATCTAGAAACATTAGGGGACGAGCTTGCCGCGGATCAGGGATCCATCGTAGCTTTAACTTGGGACAGGCTTGCCGGGATGATGCGGGGAACAGCAAGTTTCTACAGCATTGGCAGTGGTTTAAGCGGGGCGTTTCTCCTCTTGATTACCTACTATTTGTTTTCAGGGGTGGGAACGGCCATAGTCTCCTTTTTCTTGTTTTTAATCGGGGCCTTGTTTTTAAGTGAATGGTCGATCGGTGAAGTACTGCTGAAGGCTGGATCGTTCTTGAAATCACTTACGAACAGTCAGGTCAGCCGTTTTCAGGAAAAGCGTGAAAAAAGGCAGAATGAACGCATTGACGTTACACCTGAGGAGAAAACGACAACTTATGAATTAAATGAAGGTGAACCAGTGGAGACAGCGGAAGAACCAATTATTGAGGACTTCACTGACAACGCTTATAAACAAGAAGCTGAGACGGCAAAAGCAGTTGAATCCACTTCAAAGGATCAGAAGGATGGAGAGGAGGCTGCACTTGAAAAATCTATGCCGACAGCAGAAATGGAAAATGAGGATTACCAGCTTCCCGGTTTTGATCTTCTGGACGAACCGACTTCGGGTCCACAGAGCCAGGGGCGTTCCCATATTCAAGCTACGGTCAGAAAGCTGGAGAAAACCTTTCAAAGTTTCGGGGTAAAAGCAAAAGTAACCAAAGTCCACGTTGGTCCTGCGGTAACGAAATATGAAGTGTATCCGGATGTAGGAGTAAAGGTTAGTAAAATTGTTAATTTAAATGATGACCTTGCATTGGCACTGGCGGCCAAGGACATTCGGATTGAAGCACCGATTCCAGGTAAATCTGCGGTTGGGATTGAGGTGCCTAACCAGGAGGTTTCGATGGTTTCGCTGCGCGAAGTTTTAGAAACTGGAAAGGCAAAGCCCGATGCGAAGTTAAGTTTTGCCCTGGGCAGAGATATTTCAGGGGAAGCGGTCATGTCTGAGCTCAACAAGATGCCGCACCTGCTGGTTGCAGGAGCAACTGGAAGCGGAAAAAGTGTTTGTATCAATGGGATTATTACGAGTATTCTCATGCGAGCCAAGCCTCACGAAGTCAAAATGATGATGATTGACCCGAAAAAAGTAGAGCTTAATGTGTATAATGGCATTCCGCATTTGCTGGCGCCTGTAGTGACTGATCCAAAAAAAGCATCCCGGGCTCTTAAAAAAGTGGTCTCCGAGATGGAACGCCGTTATGATTTATTTTCTGATTCTGGTACGAGAAATATTGAAGGATATAATGAGTACATTAAAAAACACAACGAGGAACATGAAGATACCCAGCCCCAGCTCCCATACATTGTGGTGCTCGTAGATGAGCTTGCTGATTTGATGATGGTGGCTTCCAATGAGGTAGAAGATGCCATCACCCGGCTCGCTCAAATGGCTCGTGCTGCTGGTATTCATCTCATTATCGCTACACAGCGTCCTTCTGTGGATGTAATTACTGGGGTAATTAAAGCCAATATTCCTTCAAGGATTGCGTTTAGTGTCTCTTCTCAAACCGATTCGCGCACAATATTGGACTCCGGCGGTGCTGAGAAGCTGCTCGGCCGTGGAGATATGCTGTTTACTCCAGTGGGAGCCAATAAACCAACTCGTGTCCAAGGGGCATTTCTTTCTGACGAAGAAGTAGAAAGAGTGGTCAACTTCTGTGTAGAACAGCAGCGTGCCCAATACCAGGAGGAAATGATTCCTGAGGAAGAAAGCGAAGTAAAACAGGAAGTAGACGATGACCTCTATCCTGAAGCAGTCGAAATGGTCATTGAAATGCAAAGTGCGAGTGTTTCGATGATCCAGCGCAGATTCAGGGTGGGTTATACACGGGCTGCCCGTTTAATTGATGCGATGGAGGACAACGGGATTGTTGGTCCATATGAAGGAAGTAAACCTAGAAATGTCCTCGTTTCTCAAGTATCTGAGGAACAATCTTCCTAA
- a CDS encoding GntR family transcriptional regulator yields MSIRQDTRHLYLQVIEQIKRDIENGIYQEKQKLPSEFQLSKSLGVSRATLREALRILEEESIVTRRHGVGTFVNPKPVFSSGIEELDSVTGMISKSGMTPGSQYLSAELIEPTEEERSRFAPVEIHNLAKVERVRTADGQPVVYCVDKLPQGLIPLEQVREADSMFGILEQYTGKSISYAVTHIVPIGYHERISPILNSEPDQALLLLRQMHYSYEDEPMLLSSNYFRADKFSFHVLRRRV; encoded by the coding sequence ATGTCGATCAGACAAGATACTAGGCACCTGTATTTACAGGTGATCGAACAGATCAAACGGGATATTGAAAATGGCATCTATCAGGAAAAACAAAAGCTGCCTTCTGAATTTCAATTATCCAAATCATTAGGGGTGTCGAGGGCAACCTTACGAGAGGCTTTACGCATTCTTGAAGAGGAAAGTATTGTTACAAGAAGACATGGTGTAGGAACTTTTGTAAATCCTAAACCTGTATTTTCTTCAGGAATTGAAGAGCTTGATAGTGTAACCGGGATGATTAGTAAATCCGGTATGACCCCGGGTTCACAGTATTTATCTGCTGAATTAATCGAACCAACAGAAGAAGAACGCAGCCGTTTTGCTCCCGTAGAGATACATAACTTAGCAAAGGTAGAACGGGTACGAACAGCAGATGGACAGCCAGTCGTTTATTGTGTAGACAAGCTCCCTCAAGGGTTAATTCCTTTAGAGCAGGTAAGAGAAGCCGATTCCATGTTTGGCATCTTGGAACAATACACAGGCAAATCGATCAGCTACGCAGTTACTCACATTGTACCTATCGGATACCACGAACGAATCTCACCTATATTAAACAGTGAACCAGATCAAGCATTACTCTTGTTAAGACAGATGCATTATTCCTATGAAGATGAACCTATGCTTCTTTCGTCCAATTACTTTAGAGCAGACAAGTTCAGCTTTCACGTTTTAAGAAGAAGGGTGTAA
- the dapA gene encoding 4-hydroxy-tetrahydrodipicolinate synthase — MNFGKVLTAMVTPFDIHGNLDLAKTTTLIEYLLNNGTDGLVVAGTTGESPTLTSEEKIALWKHVVEVVDGRVPVIAGSGSNNTQATIELSKKAAATGVDALMLVAPYYNKPNQRGLYEHFKTAAAATDLPVMVYNVPGRSVITIAPETIIELSKIDNIVSVKEATGSLDAMTQIIENTDDSFSLYSGDDNLTLPSYAVGSHGVVSVSAHVLGNQMQEMLRLFDEGKVKEASAAHRKFLPASNAMFCAPSPAPIKTALQMKGLDTGGVRLPLVSLTAEERLLIQQVINGLA, encoded by the coding sequence GTGAATTTCGGGAAAGTTTTAACAGCAATGGTGACCCCTTTTGACATTCATGGTAATCTTGATTTAGCAAAGACCACCACCCTAATCGAGTACTTGCTCAATAACGGCACAGATGGTTTAGTAGTAGCAGGTACAACAGGGGAATCACCGACCTTAACATCTGAAGAGAAAATAGCTTTATGGAAGCATGTCGTTGAGGTGGTTGATGGCCGGGTGCCCGTAATTGCAGGCTCAGGAAGTAATAATACCCAGGCAACCATCGAATTGTCTAAAAAAGCAGCAGCTACAGGAGTAGACGCTCTTATGCTCGTAGCCCCATATTATAATAAACCTAATCAAAGAGGGCTTTACGAACACTTTAAAACAGCTGCAGCTGCGACTGATCTGCCGGTCATGGTATATAATGTACCGGGTAGATCCGTCATAACCATTGCTCCTGAAACAATCATTGAGCTGTCAAAAATCGACAACATCGTTTCCGTGAAGGAAGCGACGGGTAGTCTCGATGCCATGACTCAAATTATTGAAAATACGGATGATTCCTTTAGTTTGTACAGCGGAGACGATAATTTAACTCTGCCATCTTATGCGGTTGGCTCACACGGCGTAGTCTCCGTTAGTGCACATGTATTGGGAAATCAAATGCAGGAAATGCTGCGATTGTTTGATGAAGGAAAAGTGAAGGAGGCTTCTGCCGCACACAGAAAATTCCTGCCGGCTTCGAACGCCATGTTCTGTGCCCCTTCACCTGCCCCGATAAAAACAGCGCTGCAGATGAAAGGACTCGACACGGGCGGTGTTCGTTTACCCCTTGTTTCCTTAACTGCAGAAGAACGTTTATTAATTCAACAAGTCATCAACGGTTTGGCGTAA
- a CDS encoding ClpP family protease — MKESQEEKEKDQSKSGIVEKIQQLGQGNVPQPPDSNIHVLPVIGQVEGHVQLPAQNKTTKYEHLLPQLIAIEQNPKIEGLVVLLNTVGGDVEAGLAISEMITSLSKPSVSIVLGGGHSIGVPIAVSADYSFITETATMTIHPIRLTGLVIGVPQTFEYMDKMQDRVVNFVTRHSHIDEEKFKELMFAKGNLTRDIGTNVVGQDAVDYGLIDAVGGVKEAMVKLNEMIEAHKGPQEQQVVQ, encoded by the coding sequence ATGAAAGAATCACAGGAAGAAAAAGAAAAGGATCAATCGAAGTCAGGGATCGTTGAGAAAATCCAGCAGTTAGGCCAGGGAAATGTTCCCCAGCCTCCAGATTCCAATATTCATGTTCTGCCGGTTATTGGCCAAGTAGAAGGTCATGTACAATTACCAGCTCAAAATAAGACAACAAAATATGAGCACCTTCTCCCCCAATTGATTGCTATTGAACAAAATCCAAAAATTGAAGGTCTTGTTGTCCTGTTAAATACGGTTGGCGGAGATGTTGAGGCGGGGCTCGCCATCTCTGAAATGATTACGTCGCTGTCCAAACCTTCGGTATCCATCGTTTTAGGCGGCGGGCACTCGATAGGTGTTCCAATTGCGGTTTCTGCGGATTATTCATTTATTACAGAAACAGCAACGATGACGATTCATCCAATTCGATTGACCGGGCTTGTGATTGGAGTCCCACAAACGTTTGAGTATATGGATAAAATGCAGGATCGAGTCGTAAATTTTGTAACGCGTCATTCCCACATAGATGAAGAAAAGTTTAAAGAGTTGATGTTTGCTAAAGGAAACCTGACGAGGGATATCGGCACAAATGTAGTCGGCCAAGATGCGGTAGACTATGGATTGATTGATGCTGTAGGCGGTGTGAAAGAAGCCATGGTTAAATTAAATGAGATGATCGAAGCACACAAAGGACCACAGGAACAGCAGGTGGTCCAATGA